Part of the Pieris napi chromosome 6, ilPieNapi1.2, whole genome shotgun sequence genome, AAGGTGCGACACCAAAAGACGGACCTTCAGCCGGCGTAACCATCACTACAGCTCTTCTATCCCTGGCCCTAAACAAATCTGTCAAATCGCAACTCGCTATGACAGGCGAGATTTCTCTTACAGGCCGAGTGCTGCCAGTTGGtggaataaaagaaaaaattattgcGGTGAGTCGTTGTTTTACACATGTAGCTAAATTAAAACTGAACTATTCTAAGTGCTTGATAAACCGTATACATGGTAGATGAAAGTCAGCTCCATTCCTTTTTACTCTAAATTCAACTCGCTTGACAACCATCTAACTACAGGGgagagaatttttttatattattagtgaTATGATTTAGtgttgtaatattaattttaatataattttaggcAAAGCGTGTAGGCGTTACTTGTGTAATACTACCAGAGGAAAACCGTCGAGACTACGATGACCTTCCAGACTTTATCAAGAAAGACATTGAAATACACTTTGTTAATGACTATCCAGAGGTCTTCAATATAGCCTTCGAGCAGGTCTGATTTTATGCTAGTATAATGTAGTTATACTCGTATTTATAGAAACATGATACGCGGGGGACAAAAATAAACGGCTTATCTCAACTTTACTACTAAATGTACAGAGACTgtactgatttattaaatgcatagaaatctatatttattattttctataatatttaagatagTAAGTGGGAATAAAACCTGGTGAGCTGTCGGTAATTTAATACAAGATTAAATAGTAAAccaaaaatagaaaatttctTTAGAAAGTgactaaataaagtaaataattgaGATTGGTCATGGAAAATAAATGGAAAATTTTTAGACTGTAAAGAAGCATTTGTTTGTAACTAAAGGTATTATAGTTGTACTTTTAAtggtatattataattgttatggAATAAATGtggttatataaatatgaaatgtaGTTTGTATTTACCTTACActgtatttatgtaatatttattctaaaatCTTGGTGTATCATCCTTTGTCATATGTCCTTGttcaaaacattgtttttaaataggtaCATAGATGTTATAGGAATCATGTGAAATAAGTAGCACAAAATACCTTGAcagtaaaattcaaatttagagcatatgtatgtaaaaactGTAATAGATACatgtctaatatttttttcttttagagTGATGACCATAAAAATGTATCTACCCAAGACGAAGAAGCAATCacatttctttaaaagaaaaaagtaataattaagttactttttaaaataaacaaaacaatttaaaagatttttatttaacattttataagcCTTGACTTaagtaacatttttaaataacaacttctactattttttcaaatgtttCCTTCCATCTTCTAAGAGTTGCAATAGTATAGGATACACAACGTCATATGTAGCTATCTGATTTTGTCTTATGTGATTTTGATATCTTTGTAGGGCTCCTGCTACAAACTCAAGCCTATCCCTTTCATTCTTATGGGTTTCTAACCACTGCATAAGCTTTTGAATATTCCAACCTGCACAGACATGGGGAGATACCAGCTGTGATCCAGCATGTGAAAACAAAAACATCATTACTAAAGAATATGGTAAAGATGCTCCTTCATACTGACTCTTTGCTATATCTTGTggtgttttttctaatagtaaTTGCAAGGCCTTTAACTGACGATAATGGTCACCCAATTCAATTACATCACTTATCAATGGAGATAACGAGGCCTCTATCTGTTTACAGTCTACTTGGAGTTTGGCTCGACCATATGCAGTCAATGGTCGAACATTACATACATGGTGAACAAACCTCTCGATACATGCTTTCGCAATTGTCATACTGCACTCATTTAAAGCATACTTTTCTTGGAACATAGACAAGTAAATATCTTTGCAACGTGAGACAAACTGTTGTAACTCTTTCATATATGGAGAGCATGATAAGGTTTTGTTGCTTGGATCttcatttcttaaaaaatcctGTTCATCATGCAAAGTCATCAGAATAATGAAGAGAGAGTTTCTTATTGATTCTGCAAATAACTCAAGAATAGGTAAGCTAGATATATCTTTTAGGCTGTTTTGAACTATTTGAACACTCTCTGGTGGGAGCATTGCATTCATATTCACAAGCACTCTTTTTATCTgtgatgtaaaataatatagggCATTACATAAATCAGCATTTTTCTGCTGTGAACTAGTAGGAGGTTCAATTATTTGAGCAACATCATTATCCATAGAAAGTCTTTGCTCAGTTTCCATATGCATTTGTTTTATGCTCTTAGCTACACTGTAAGCTAGACTTATGCTTAACTGTTTATCACCTAATGAAATACTCAAAGCTTCTGCTATCACTCTAACAGCATTGTCTATTTGATCCATATTAGGAACTTGATTTAGATGCCACATACTTCTCACAGGTTCCAACAGTTTTGCTAGTGATTTTGATAAGAAAGAATTCTCCCATTTTGTGAAATAGGAACGATTCATTTCTAAATTCTTACATTTAAGTTTTGAAAGCAAATCATTAAAGCATTTTAATAACTTTGCATAATCTATCTCAATAGATTGGCTAACATTTGATGGACTTTTTTCTAATTCAACactaaataacaaacaaagtTCATTCCAGAAATTCTTTGCAATATTTCTAAAGTTACCAATAGCATGCAGCTCACTTACTACATTTTGTAGCATTACAACTTTAATgcaacttttatatatttcaccTTTAAACAGCTTTTCAATATTCTcccaaagttttattttaaaatcctgTGCATTCATTATATTGGCTTTACCAGGTGCTATGCGCCCAGAACTTGATTTTTTAACCTCAATTGATACCATTTGAACATTCAAAGCaacatttatttctttctgtaactcttttaaaatattagttacTGTATTAGCAATCTGTTCACCTGTGCATTGCAAATTGTGAAAGACTTTAAAACATtgcaataaatttgttttgtctcCATTGAGAAGGCTTATTTGAAGCATGTTCGTAGAATTGTTAAGTAGGTCCACTCGCTGCTTCTGTACTTGTTTCAATACATCATCAAGCAAATGTATGCCTTCAAAATCATAGTCACCAAATAATTCATTCAATTCAAACAGAAGCATGGCTTTCTTAGCAGGATTTTCATTAATAGAACATAATTTTTTCCACAAAGCTAAGATTTTCAAAGCATGTCTTAGTAAGTTACACGTAGTTTGAACTCGTTCGAGCATACGTGTTTGATTCTCCAGCGACTCGTATGACGCGTACACTCCCTCAGCAAGGCCTTCTGTGCCATGTAGAAGTGATTCTTCTTGGATTTTTACTGCATCTAGCATATTTTCTAAATCAGATATATGACTCGCCTGCGTTAGTAAATCATTATGTTTAGCTAAAACTTGACACTCCAAACTTTTTGTGAGCTTATTAATGCCTTCACTGAGTTTTGTTACTTGGTCCGAAACTGATATATTCTCGCCAGTTATTGGTCTAACACATTCTTCAAGAAATTTACTGTAAAACTCATCATTTTCAATTTCGGTGCAGACGTCCATCGAGTTCATTTTGgaccaataattaattaaacaaatttttgctACTCAAAAATAACGAATTAGAATATATCTTTGAAGAATTTagaagttaaatatattttcaagtcTACGTAAATCTTTTCACATTTCACATTTCACATTCTTATCATTTCAATCTTTCATACTtctaaattgaaatatttctccGATTTACATTCAGAATTCAGATAATGTTCTCTGttgtttatatgaaaattgtcaATGGGAGAAATAATGATGCAAGTTGTCACATAGCGTATTGAGAGGTCAAATGATAGCCATATTACTAGTCTGTGCCAAAAAATAACCCCGAGGGTTATGGGAATTGTGAAGTTGGGAACTATCAACTAGCGTCTGTTTGGGCAGTATGATTCTTATTTGTTACGgcgtcatttaatttatttagaaaaataatttgtatattaagtATCAAGATGAtcgggtatgttccgatatacactgcgagtactgtatagtgctcccactgttcaaaaatttgttccgctatggactgcagtatacagccgcagcgtcctaggaaatatatgacgtcacaaatccccgctatacttctactgcgagcactggcgttttcgaggtaaggtactcgcagtgctttgatcacgtgatcaatcaaaaccacttgaatgcctaacggctgatataacttacagtttaataacaaacatttaaaattctaacttactttctttgtagtattaattcaattgacagttaatattaatatagatttttttaatgcgataatactccaataatagtttttcttgttgaattgaaaaactttgatgcactcatttgaaaactgtgtcgaaaaacgaagctgactagtatactggactgcgttccgttttaaattgtaaccagtatagctggctatagagaaacggtttcacagtatactaaattgacggtactctgtacagtggtcgcagtgtatatcggaacatacccgaTATCTTTCGAACCAAAATGACGTAACCATATTGTCAACAAAGAAGAAAATGGTCACATGACGAAGCGTGAGCTAataattcaatacaaaaaaatctctaaggtcgtaggttcaatctcTGGCTTTGCACCAATAGACATTCGGTGTATACGCGCATCTAAAACTCGTTCGTACGTTAaaggtaaacatcgtgaggataccAGCATGTCTCAAATCCAGTGGCGTAGCGTGCCTTGTCGGGGCcccgtataaaatattttttggaggCCCTTATATGGAGGTAAAGATTTttcacaaaagaaaaaaaatattgtgagaagtaatatttatttatcacataATTTACccattttacaaataaaaatcgaattttaaatattcactcTCCTTGCCTTTTTATTGGCAAACTGATTTATTAGATCATTTATGGCTGATGatgattttagtttttctaaagTTTCTGCCTCTATGGACAATAGTGAGATGTCTGACAGCCGTTCTTGTCCCATCGAAGttcttaagtaattttttattagttttaattttgaaaaacttCTTTCTGCCGTTGCGGTTGTAACTGGAAGGGTCAAGAATAAAAAGCATGCTGTGATTACCTCGGGAAAACTGGATGCAAGACTATTGAATTTTACTAGCAATAATTCAATGAGTTCTTTAatggaataaatttttttaatttcagaatTTAAGCATGTTTTTAGAGCCTTTAATTGGTCACAAAGATTAAGTGAGATGTCTTTATTTAGCAGACAGTTTTCCGGAAGCGTTTAATATCTCTTCGCTTGAAGAAGATAGGAGTTTCTCCGGTTGTAATATTTCGAATATACTACTCAGGTTGCAAAGGCTCTGAAATCTTTCTTTAGTTtgagaaattaatataatatctaaacAGCAATAGTATACATTGACTTTGAAATAGGATTCCGGGTCGGAAATTCTCTCATCTTGTGATAACTCATCAAAAAAACGCTTCGTTATCTGTCGCCtactgtttttaaaaacagttGTTACCCCCCACTTTTTTGCTAAATCTTTGGATTCATTTAGCAAACTATTAAATGAATTCTGATTTCTTAATTGGCACAGTCTATTTAAAagattacttaataaaatactagaTTTCTGTAAGTCATTATTTTCATGCTGTAGAGCTTTAGAAACaggattaataatttcaaatagtgaagaaaaaaatgtaacgAGCACTAAGAAATCAAAACtctctaaaatattaattatacttttacATTCTTCACGttcatcttttttatttgaaattaaatttagttggTACAAAGTTTTCatgattagtaaaaaaaatttctttactGCTAATAAAGCGTCGTTCCTAGAAGATCATCTGGTAGGACATACCTTTTTAAGggtaatcaaatatttttcagaTGAATCGTCACTTAGCATAGTCCAGCGTTTTATACTATTgccaaaaaaagtatatattttttctaaattatcgAAAAAAGTCGATACTTCACGAACATGTCTCGCAGCATCGTTCAAAACCAAGTTTAAAGCGTGCGCAGCACAATGAACATAATCGGCATTTGGAGCATGCTCTTTTATTAGGGTTTGTAATCCTCCATACACACCCGACATAACATTTGCTCCATCGTATCCCTGTCCTCTACATTTAGTCAAATCAATTCCATATTCTTtagtcaaatttaaaatgacagtTTTCAGACCTGCAGCACTGCAATCGGTTACTGCTATGAATCCTAAAAAGGACTcacagatttttatttctttaggcACATTATCATCATTTTCTGTAACCGAGATATATCGAAAAACTACAGATAGTTGGTCAATTTTTGACAAGTCTTGTGTTGTATCCAGAATTATTGTCAGAAATGGagcttttttaatttctgaGATAATACTGTTCCTAACGTTAGTACCAAGCAAACTAATAATTTCGTTTTGAATCGTAGggcttaaataatttatttcacctTTCGGTTTTAGAAAAAGTTCTTTTAAAGTTGCATATTTAGATAGCAGACGAGTAATTGCCATAAAATTGCCAGAATCAGAATCATGCCCCCTCAAAGGTAGATTACAAGATACTAAagtaattataacattaattatactttGCAGTACATCTCTCCAGAATGTAATTTTACTATCGATTTCACTTTTCAATAGAGTATCGATGGTATTTCCTTGcaaccaattattataagAGAGTGAGGCACTAATATGCTGCTGTGACTTTTCATGGTCAAGAATAGTTTGTGTGAAATTGCTTCTAACCGA contains:
- the LOC125050093 gene encoding conserved oligomeric Golgi complex subunit 5 — its product is MNSMDVCTEIENDEFYSKFLEECVRPITGENISVSDQVTKLSEGINKLTKSLECQVLAKHNDLLTQASHISDLENMLDAVKIQEESLLHGTEGLAEGVYASYESLENQTRMLERVQTTCNLLRHALKILALWKKLCSINENPAKKAMLLFELNELFGDYDFEGIHLLDDVLKQVQKQRVDLLNNSTNMLQISLLNGDKTNLLQCFKVFHNLQCTGEQIANTVTNILKELQKEINVALNVQMVSIEVKKSSSGRIAPGKANIMNAQDFKIKLWENIEKLFKGEIYKSCIKVVMLQNVVSELHAIGNFRNIAKNFWNELCLLFSVELEKSPSNVSQSIEIDYAKLLKCFNDLLSKLKCKNLEMNRSYFTKWENSFLSKSLAKLLEPVRSMWHLNQVPNMDQIDNAVRVIAEALSISLGDKQLSISLAYSVAKSIKQMHMETEQRLSMDNDVAQIIEPPTSSQQKNADLCNALYYFTSQIKRVLVNMNAMLPPESVQIVQNSLKDISSLPILELFAESIRNSLFIILMTLHDEQDFLRNEDPSNKTLSCSPYMKELQQFVSRCKDIYLSMFQEKYALNECSMTIAKACIERFVHHVCNVRPLTAYGRAKLQVDCKQIEASLSPLISDVIELGDHYRQLKALQLLLEKTPQDIAKSQYEGASLPYSLVMMFLFSHAGSQLVSPHVCAGWNIQKLMQWLETHKNERDRLEFVAGALQRYQNHIRQNQIATYDVVYPILLQLLEDGRKHLKK
- the LOC125050609 gene encoding zinc finger MYM-type protein 1-like, translated to MSERKRDYPSGAEKRKIKQKRDEVIKKVPKISSFFQRQDTVSDLDWKDSSEACSSSHIHPEIEESQAHTLSDVHPEIEEPQVNDSDISADNADCNIISSDRGNFGDNLTECERKIIFKLGPFKPQGIFPKVSENNRPFSAYYYSYFNQAGIKIISTWLCYSNVLNKPYSHFCWLLADRQNKSYSSAWVNGVSVRSNFTQTILDHEKSQQHISASLSYNNWLQGNTIDTLLKSEIDSKITFWRDVLQSIINVIITLVSCNLPLRGHDSDSGNFMAITRLLSKYATLKELFLKPKGEINYLSPTIQNEIISLLGTNVRNSIISEIKKAPFLTIILDTTQDLSKIDQLSVVFRYISVTENDDNVPKEIKICESFLGFIAVTDCSAAGLKTVILNLTKEYGIDLTKCRGQGYDGANVMSGVYGGLQTLIKEHAPNADYVHCAAHALNLVLNDAARHVREVSTFFDNLEKIYTFFGNSIKRWTMLSDDSSEKYLITLKKLQPQRQKEVFQN